One part of the Mya arenaria isolate MELC-2E11 chromosome 3, ASM2691426v1 genome encodes these proteins:
- the LOC128226184 gene encoding uncharacterized protein LOC128226184, with amino-acid sequence MLNECSLCLVLFLSVWIFTLSIEAKGPANEVRQLTGVRFLVTVNDTWAETPGCITTVATSMIAPDIPFNKSKSITVGDCDHGPLQYTFASPGKDGNKYTVSLIFHSSVIEDASPPTCDLSWNGTYLVPTTTRPWEELLPSCFTMDSREGNYMTYYWFHLLEWEFE; translated from the exons ATGTTAAACGAGTGTTCACTTTGTCTCGTATTATTCCTTTCAGTATGGATCTTTACATTAAGCATAGAAGCTAAGGGACCCGCGAATGAGGTCCGACAGCTCACAGGAGTTCGCTTTCTTGTCACTGTCAATGACACATGGGCGGAGACTCCGGG GTGCATAACAACAGTGGCTACATCTATGATTGCACCTGATATACCATTCAACAAATCGAAATCGATCACGGTTGGCGACTGCGACCATGGTCCATTACAGTACACATTTGCAAGCCCAGGCAAAGATGGAAACAAATAT ACGGTGTCTTTAATCTTCCATTCGTCTGTTATCGAGGACGCAAGCCCTCCCACATGTGACCTCTCTTGGAACGGTACCTACCTCGTTCCAACCACAACACGACCGTGGGAAGAGCTGCTTCCGTCTTGCTTCACGATGGACTCACGGGAAGGCAACTATATGACGTACTACTGGTTCCATCTCCTGGAATGGGAGTTTGAGTGA